The genome window TGTTGCACGTGTACAGTGTGGAAATACTTCACGGCAAAGGCGATGGAATACTAAGGAATGTTATTCGCCAAATGTTGTTAAAAAATAAATTGGTAAAAAGTTTTGAAGAAGCACCTATAGAAATGGGTGGCAGCGGAATAACGATTGTTAATCTTTATTAAAAAATTAAAGTAAGGCGATATTTTTTCTGTCCTTGTAAGGAAGCTTAGCCATTACGCAATTGTACGATTGCTTAATCCACAAAAGTAAAGTTTCGTCGTCAATGCTGCCATCAATTTTTACAGTATTCCAATGTTTTTTGTTCAAATGAAATCCTGGGGAAACGGCTTCGTACATTTCTCGCTGATTTACAATAAGTTCAGGAGTGTTTTTTATTGATATGGCAAATTCTTTTTCTAAATCTGTTAATAAAAATATTTTGTTAAAAATTTTAAAAACCAAAACTTCGTCATCAAAAGGAAAGCCTTCTGTAACGTGGGGTAGGGAAAGACAAAAATCTCTAAGTTCTTCAATATTCATAAAAAAAACATTTCTTGTTTGATGATTTATAAAAAATTGCTATTATTGTAAATTAATTTGAAAAATAACTGACCAAAAATATAAATAATTTAAAAACAAAAACTATGGCAACAAATTCAAAATCAGTAGATTTAAAAAGAAGAATGCAAGCTGCCTTAAAGGGCGGTGGAACTAAGGCTATTGAAAAACAAAAAGCTACAGGAAAGCTAACTGCCAGAGAACGTATTCAGGCGTTATTAGACCCCAAATCATTTTACGAATATGATTTATTTGTAAGCCACGCTTCAACCGACTTCGACATGAGCGACAAATATTTGCCAGGCGACGGTGTAATTACAGGAACAGGAACCATAAACGGTTTTCCGGTTTGTATTTTTGCACAAGACTTTACTGTTGCCGGCGGCTCTCTTGGTTTTGCTCACGCAAAAAAGATAACCAAAATTATGGATCACGCCATGAAACTTAAAGTACCTTTAATTGGTATTAACGATTCGGGTGGAGCGCGTATTCAAGAGGGCGTTAACTCACTTGCAGGTTACGGCGAAATTTTTTATCGCAATACGCAAGCATCGGGAGTTATACCACAAATTTCGGTAATTTTAGGACCTTGTGCAGGCGGCGCTGTGTACAGCCCGGCTCTTACCGATTTTGTTTTTGTGGTTGATAAAATTTCAAAAATGTTTATCACGGGACCCGAAGTTATTAAAACAGTATTGGGCGAAGAAATTTCAATGGAAGAATTAGGCGGAGCCAGAGTGCAAGCGGAAACTACAGGTAACGCTCACTTCTTTGCAGAAAACGAATTTCAATGTTTTGAGCAGATAAAAAAATTATTCAGCTATATTCCGTGGAATAACACTAAAAAAGCTGATGTTTTTCCTAAAAAAGCACCCAGAACAAAACATTTTGACCTTTCTAAAATTTTCCCAAATAATCCACGTCAGCCCTACGATGTTAAAGATATCATTAGAGCCATAAGCGACGATTCAGAATTTTTAGAAGTTCACGAACATTTTGCAGCAAATATAGTTGTTGGATTTGGCAGAATTAACGGTATGACAGTTGGTTTTGTAGCCAATCAGCCACTTGTGCTTGCAGGCGTTCTCGACGTTGATTCCAGCGATAAAGCAGGACGTTTTATTCGCTACTGCGATGCATTTAATATTCCTTTGGTTACTTTCGTAGATTTACCTGGTTATCTTCCTGGCGTCGACCAAGAGCATGCCGGCGTTATCCGTCACGGGGCAAAAATTTTGTACGCGTACAGCGAGGCAACAGTGCCAAAAATCACTATCATCACACGTAAAGCATATGGTGGTGGTTATATTGCTATGTGTTCTAGCCACTTGCGTGCAGATTTCGTATTTGCGTGGCCCTCAGCTGAAATTGCGGTTATGGGACCCGAAGGAGCAGCTAATATTATTTTCAGAAATGAAATTAGAGAAGCGGAAAATCCCGAAGAAGTTAGAAAAGAAAAGATTAAAGAATATAAAGAAAAATTTGCTAATCCATACGTGGCTGCTGCATACGGTTATGTTGATGCAGTTATAAACCCTGAGGAAACAAGAGAAATGATTATACATGCTTTAGATATTTCGAAAGATAAAAAGGTTGAGACTCCTGCTAAAAAGCACGGCATTCCGCCATTTTAGTATTTCAGTTTTTGTGATTTTATTTTTATTAACTGTAATTTTAAAATTTGAAATATGGAAAAAGATAATACTAAAATAAATAAGGACACTAGCGCTAAAGAACAGCCGACAAAGGGTAGAGAACCTGTAAAGGCTAAGACGACTGCAAAAGCCAAAGAGCCGGCTAAGACTGTTAAAACTGAAGCAACAGCTAAAACGGTAAAAGCAAGTGCAAAAGTTGAAAAGGCAGTTCCGGTGGCTAAAGAAAAAGAGCCTGTTAAAAAAACTGTTGAGCCTGTCGTAGCAGCAAAACCGGCTGAAAAAGTCGAAAAATCCGAAGAGCCAAGCTACAAAACACTTCTGATAGGTGATGTTAGATACAGAACGCTTTTTACCAATAAGTTTTTAAACCGCAAAAAATATGTTGCAAAAGACCCAAACGAGGTTTTTTCTAACATTCCCGGAACGGTTAAAAATGTTTATGTAAAAAAGGGTCAAAGAATTAAAAAAGGCGATCCGGTTGTAGACATGGAAGCAATGAAGATGGTAAACACAATTTTCTCACCCGACAATGGTAAGATTAAAGAAATTTGTGTCAAAGTGAACGAAAAAGTTCCTAAAAACGCCAAGCTGTTCTCTATTGAGTGATGGGTGATGGGTGGCGGGTGTTGGGTGGCGAGTCTCTTCACTCATCACCCTTCACTCACTTGATTTTTGCTTCTAATTTTTTGATTAGATTTATCAGTTGTTTTCTGGTTACCACAATTAATTCTAAAATGTCATCTATCGATCGTATATATTTTTGTCTATAAGCTATGTATATTTGAGTTTCTAATTCAGCTATGGAACCAAGGGAGACATAACAAAACTGAATATATTCTTTTGTGTTCTTTCTATTAAACCCTTCTGCAATATTAGATGGAATAGAAACAGCACATCTTCTTATTTGAGATGTTAGAGAGAAAAGTTCATCCTTAGGGAACTGTTTAGTTAATACATATATTTTATCAACTAAATCCATTGCGTTGTTCCAAACATCCATGTCTTTAAATGAAAGTATCATAATTTTGTTTTTTATTCGGTGGTCTGTGATTTTTAGTGGCAAGTCTCTGCACTCATCACTCATCACTCATCACTCATCACCAACCACCATTATTAATTGTTCAATATAAGCATATAACTCATCTATCCCAATATTTTTATTGGCTGATGTTACAAAAATAGGAGGAAGGGATTCCCAGTCTTCCAAAAGTTTTTTCTTATACTCCGATAGGTTGTTTTCGTATATTTTTTTGGAAAGTTTGTCGCGTTTAGTGAAAACTATACAAAACGGTATGCCGTTTTTGCCAAGCCAGTCGATAAATTGCA of Lentimicrobiaceae bacterium contains these proteins:
- a CDS encoding MmcQ/YjbR family DNA-binding protein, which translates into the protein MNIEELRDFCLSLPHVTEGFPFDDEVLVFKIFNKIFLLTDLEKEFAISIKNTPELIVNQREMYEAVSPGFHLNKKHWNTVKIDGSIDDETLLLWIKQSYNCVMAKLPYKDRKNIALL
- a CDS encoding acyl-CoA carboxylase subunit beta; this encodes MATNSKSVDLKRRMQAALKGGGTKAIEKQKATGKLTARERIQALLDPKSFYEYDLFVSHASTDFDMSDKYLPGDGVITGTGTINGFPVCIFAQDFTVAGGSLGFAHAKKITKIMDHAMKLKVPLIGINDSGGARIQEGVNSLAGYGEIFYRNTQASGVIPQISVILGPCAGGAVYSPALTDFVFVVDKISKMFITGPEVIKTVLGEEISMEELGGARVQAETTGNAHFFAENEFQCFEQIKKLFSYIPWNNTKKADVFPKKAPRTKHFDLSKIFPNNPRQPYDVKDIIRAISDDSEFLEVHEHFAANIVVGFGRINGMTVGFVANQPLVLAGVLDVDSSDKAGRFIRYCDAFNIPLVTFVDLPGYLPGVDQEHAGVIRHGAKILYAYSEATVPKITIITRKAYGGGYIAMCSSHLRADFVFAWPSAEIAVMGPEGAANIIFRNEIREAENPEEVRKEKIKEYKEKFANPYVAAAYGYVDAVINPEETREMIIHALDISKDKKVETPAKKHGIPPF
- a CDS encoding biotin/lipoyl-binding protein, which gives rise to MEKDNTKINKDTSAKEQPTKGREPVKAKTTAKAKEPAKTVKTEATAKTVKASAKVEKAVPVAKEKEPVKKTVEPVVAAKPAEKVEKSEEPSYKTLLIGDVRYRTLFTNKFLNRKKYVAKDPNEVFSNIPGTVKNVYVKKGQRIKKGDPVVDMEAMKMVNTIFSPDNGKIKEICVKVNEKVPKNAKLFSIE
- a CDS encoding four helix bundle protein; its protein translation is MILSFKDMDVWNNAMDLVDKIYVLTKQFPKDELFSLTSQIRRCAVSIPSNIAEGFNRKNTKEYIQFCYVSLGSIAELETQIYIAYRQKYIRSIDDILELIVVTRKQLINLIKKLEAKIK